The Microlunatus soli genome contains the following window.
GCCGGCTGGGGCTGCGCGATGTCTCTGACTCCGAAGTCGTAGCCGATCTTGCGCATCTCCCACGGCAGATCGTTGTGGCCGTCGACAACTCCCAGATAGCTCAGCGTCACCGGGCCATCATCTCAGAGCTTCGGGCGATCCCCAGCAGAGCCGCCGTTAGATTTTCAGAGCCGCCGTTAGAGTTGTCCGGTGACTGCGGTGGAGATGTGGACCGACGGAGCCTGCAAGGGCAATCCGGGTGTCGGCGGCTGGGGTGTCTTCATGCGCTACGGCCATCACGAGAAGGAACTCTTCGGTGGTGAGGCGCTGACCACCAACAACCGGATGGAACTGACCGCGGTGATCGAGGGCCTGCGCGCGCTGACCAAGCCGTGCGAGGTGGCGTTGCACGTCGATTCGTCCTATGTGATGAACGGGATCCAGAAGTGGATGCCCGGTTGGAAACGTAACGGCTGGAAGACCTCGGACAAGAAGCCGGTCAAGAACGCCGAGCTCTGGCACGAGTTGGACGACGAGCTCGCCCGCCATCAGGTCAGCTGGACCTGGGTCAAGGGCCACTCCGGCGACCCCGGCAACGAGCGGGCCGACGAGCTGGCCAACAAGGGGGTCCTCACCGTCAGCAACGTCTGATCCAGATCCCGCACCCCGGTCGGTCAGGGAATCAGGACCAGCTTGCCCCGGACGTGTCCGCTCTCGCTCTGCCGGGTGGCCTCGACCACCTGCGCGAGCGGATAGCTTCGGCTGATCTCCAGCTCGAAGTCACCCGAGGCGATCAGCTCGGCCACTGCGGCGTACGCCTCGTCCCGCCACCGCTGCTGCTCGGCCGTCAACGGCACCGGGTTCCCACCCTGCCAGGCCTGGATGCCGAGCTCGGCGGCTCGCGGGCCGGCCACGACGGTACCGATCCGTTGCCGATCGTCGACCAGCGCGAACGACGCTTCGAGAGCCTCATCGGTGCCGGCGGCGTCCAGGATCCGGTCGAACCCGTCGGGCGCGATCTCCCGGAGCCGGTCCAGCAGTCCCGGCCCGTACGCGATCGGGACCGCTCCGAGCTCTCGCAGTCGATCATGGTTGTCCGGCCCGGCGGTAGCCACCACCTCCGCACCCCACAGCCTGCCGAATTGAACCGCGGCCTGCCCGACCCCACCGGAGCCGCCGTGGATCAGCAGCCGGGTGCCGGCACCGACGTCGAGCGATTTCAGCGCTTGATACGCCGTACTGGTGGGAATCCCGATCGCAGCGGCCTGCTCGAAGGAGAGCACCGCCGGCTTCTCCAGCAGGTGATCCACGGTGGTCGCCAGGTGACTGGCGTAGGTGCCCGCACCGGCCTTGATGATCACCGGGTCACCGACGGACCAGCCGGTGATGGCCGAGCCGACCTGGACGATCACGCCGGCGCCGTCGGAGCCGAGCCGACGCGGCTCGGTGATCGGCGGGGTCGGTCGGAGCCCGGAGCGCTGTTTCCATTCGATCGGGTTGACGCCGGCGGCGCGGATCTCGACCACCACCTGGTCCGGCGCTGCCTGCGGCGTCGGCACCTCCGCCAACTCCAGCACCTCGGGCCCGCCGAGTTCGCGATACTGCACAACGGTTGCCATCAGGGCGACTCCTTGATCACGGGATTCGGTAGGAATTCTCACACCCGCTGCGACCACAGTCCCCACGACCGACCAGCTGCCGGGACAACTGTTCGGCTCCGGAACCACCGCCCGGCTGCCCCTCACCCACCCCGCCGCACCGGCTGCGTACCTTCGCACCAGGTGTACGTGGTGCGAAGGTACGCAGGTGGTGCGAAGGTGCGGGTGCGGGAACGCCGAAGGGCGGCCCCGGATGGGACCGCCCTCGGCGTGTTGATCTTGCTCGATGGAGCGACAGAACCCTTCGACGGGTTCAGGACTTCGCTCAGAAGTCCATTCCGCCCATGCCACCCATGCCACCGTCGCCGGCGGGAGCGGCCGGAGCCTTCTCCGGCTTGTCGGCGATGACGGCCTCGGTGGTCAGGAACAGCCCGGCGATCGAGGCGGCGTTCTGCAGCGCGGAACGGGTCACCTTGACCGGGTCGTTGATACCGGCGCCGAGCATGTCGACATACTCACCGGTTGCGGCGTTCAGACCCTGACCGGCCGGCAGCGAGGCGACCTTTTCGGCCACGACGCCACCCTCCAGGCCGGCGTTGAAGGCGATCTGCTTCAGCGGAGCACCGGCAGCGGCGAGCACGATCTGCGCACCGACGCCCTCTTCGCCCTCGAGCTGGACGTTCGCCAGCTTGGCGGCCTGCAGCAGCGCGACGCCACCGCCGGGGACGATGCCCTCCTCGACCGCAGCCTTCGCATTGCGGACGGCGTCCTCGATGCGGTGCTTGCGCTCCTTCAGCTCGACCTCGGTGGCCGCGCCGACCTTGATCACCGCAACGCCGCCGGCCAGCTTGGCCAGCCGCTCCTGCAGCTTCTCGCGGTCGTAGTCGGAGTCGGAGTTCTCGATCTCGGCGCGGATCTGCTGGACCCGTCCGGCGATCGCCTCGGAGTCACCGGCGCCCTCGATGATGGTGGTCTCGTCCTTGGTGACGACGACCTGCCGGGCCTGGCCGAGCAGATCGAGCTCGACAGCGTCCAGCTTCAGGCCGACCTCTTCGCTGATGACCTGGCCACCGGTGAGGATGGCGATGTCGGCCAGCATGGCCTTGCGGCGGTCACCGAAGCCCGGTGCCTTGACGGCAACGGACTTGAAGACGCCACGCACCTTATTGACGATCAGGCCGGCCAGGGCCTCACCCTCGACGTCCTCGGCGATGACGACCAGCGGCTTGCCGGACTGGATGACCTTCTCCAGAACGGGGAGAACGTCCTTCAGACCGGAGATCTTGGAGTTGACGATCAGGATGTACGGGTCGTCGACGACGGTCTCCTGGCGCTCCGCATCGGTCACGAAGTAGCCGGAGATGTAGCCCTTGTCGAACCGCATGCCCTCGGTGAGCTCGAGCTCCAGGCCGAAGGTGTTGGACTCGTCGACGGTGATGACACCTTCCTTGCCGACCTTGTCCATCGCCTCGGCGATGATCTCGCCGACCTGCGGGTCACCGGCGGAGATCGACGCGGTGGCGGCGATCTGCTCACGGGTCTCGACCTCGGTGGCCAGCCCGATCAGCTGCTCGTTGATCGCTGCGACGGCCTTGTCGATGCCCCGCTTGAGGTCCATCGGGTTGGCGCCGGCGGCGACGTTGCGCAGACCCTCGCGGACCAGCGCCTGAGCCAGCACGGTCGCGGTGGTGGTGCCGTCACCCGCGACGTCGTCGGTCTTCTTGGCAACTTCCTTGACGAGCTCGGCGCCGATCTTCTCGTACGGCTCTTCGAGCTCGATCTCCTTGGCGATCGACACACCATCGTTGGTGATGGTGGGCGCGCCCCACTTCTTCTCCAGTACGACGTTGCGGCCCTTCGGGCCAAGGGTGACCTTGACCGCGTCGGCGAGGGTGTTCATCCCCCGCTCGAGGCCGCGCCGCGCCTCGGTGTTGAATTCAATCAGTTTGGGCATGGTGCTCCGCGAGTCCTCCCGCGTCAGGCGGCATCGGCCGCCGATTCGACTGTCATAGGTTGTCTTGTTGTCAGCCCAGAGCGGTGCCCGCGACGGACGGCCGACCAGTCGTTGACCGGACGGCCTCACCGGACTTGGGTGGTAGCACTCTCACACGGAGAGTGCTAGCTCATGTTTAGCACTCGGCAGGTGCGAGTGCAAACAGCAGGACCGGACACATCCGCTCCGGCACGACGACGAGTCGGATCCACCGCGGCGCCCGGCAGGTCCGCTCGAGGGCGAGTTCGACTCGGCCGGGGTGCGTTATCCGGGACGGTGACCGGCGCGCTGATCGCGGGCCCGAGCTCGGGTGACTTTCAGGTAGCACCCGACCACCAGGCACCCGATGCCGAGGACGAACGACCCGACGGTGACCACCACAAGGAAACCACTGGTCGGGTCGCCCGGCTCGGGACGGAGGAGGTCGAAGAGTCCGGACACCGCCCTCACCAGGACGATCACCCCGATCACGATCTGCAGCGTCCCGGTCGCGCGCTTGACCGGCCGGGCCGGCACTGCCGGCGCCGGGCGGGACAGCTCACCCTGAGGGCCGTAGCCGCTGAACTGATCTCCTTGCGGTCCAGGAGGTGGGCCGTACGACGGCTGACCGTACGACGGCTGGCCATAGCTCGGTTGGCGACCCTGCACCGGCGGACCGTACGACGGCGCCGTCGGCGGCTGGGGCCCGCTCGAACCGAGTCCGGGGTCGAGCGCTTGCGGATCTGAGCCCGGGCCGACCCATCCGGCGCTGAACGGCGGTGGGTCATCCGATCGGCGCTGCTCGGAATGCGGGCTACCCATACATCAACGTTACGGGCTCGACGGTCCACCCTTCGGCGTCGTTGCCGGCCCCCGGCAGACCACGA
Protein-coding sequences here:
- the rnhA gene encoding ribonuclease HI, producing the protein MTAVEMWTDGACKGNPGVGGWGVFMRYGHHEKELFGGEALTTNNRMELTAVIEGLRALTKPCEVALHVDSSYVMNGIQKWMPGWKRNGWKTSDKKPVKNAELWHELDDELARHQVSWTWVKGHSGDPGNERADELANKGVLTVSNV
- a CDS encoding NADP-dependent oxidoreductase, with the protein product MATVVQYRELGGPEVLELAEVPTPQAAPDQVVVEIRAAGVNPIEWKQRSGLRPTPPITEPRRLGSDGAGVIVQVGSAITGWSVGDPVIIKAGAGTYASHLATTVDHLLEKPAVLSFEQAAAIGIPTSTAYQALKSLDVGAGTRLLIHGGSGGVGQAAVQFGRLWGAEVVATAGPDNHDRLRELGAVPIAYGPGLLDRLREIAPDGFDRILDAAGTDEALEASFALVDDRQRIGTVVAGPRAAELGIQAWQGGNPVPLTAEQQRWRDEAYAAVAELIASGDFELEISRSYPLAQVVEATRQSESGHVRGKLVLIP
- the groL gene encoding chaperonin GroEL (60 kDa chaperone family; promotes refolding of misfolded polypeptides especially under stressful conditions; forms two stacked rings of heptamers to form a barrel-shaped 14mer; ends can be capped by GroES; misfolded proteins enter the barrel where they are refolded when GroES binds), translated to MPKLIEFNTEARRGLERGMNTLADAVKVTLGPKGRNVVLEKKWGAPTITNDGVSIAKEIELEEPYEKIGAELVKEVAKKTDDVAGDGTTTATVLAQALVREGLRNVAAGANPMDLKRGIDKAVAAINEQLIGLATEVETREQIAATASISAGDPQVGEIIAEAMDKVGKEGVITVDESNTFGLELELTEGMRFDKGYISGYFVTDAERQETVVDDPYILIVNSKISGLKDVLPVLEKVIQSGKPLVVIAEDVEGEALAGLIVNKVRGVFKSVAVKAPGFGDRRKAMLADIAILTGGQVISEEVGLKLDAVELDLLGQARQVVVTKDETTIIEGAGDSEAIAGRVQQIRAEIENSDSDYDREKLQERLAKLAGGVAVIKVGAATEVELKERKHRIEDAVRNAKAAVEEGIVPGGGVALLQAAKLANVQLEGEEGVGAQIVLAAAGAPLKQIAFNAGLEGGVVAEKVASLPAGQGLNAATGEYVDMLGAGINDPVKVTRSALQNAASIAGLFLTTEAVIADKPEKAPAAPAGDGGMGGMGGMDF